One stretch of Diabrotica undecimpunctata isolate CICGRU chromosome 5, icDiaUnde3, whole genome shotgun sequence DNA includes these proteins:
- the LOC140442434 gene encoding uncharacterized protein: MEEVIHELKNANMDIVVLTETKKKGTGTETVNNYTHIFSGIPKHQRAKRGVSVMIHKKFKHKITDFETIDENIIRVNININQTPVTILGVYAISDDESIAAKDEFFEKLNDIITNIGKSRELIILGDLNSRVGQRINSEVIGPYGEINLNDNGERLIQVCQSHTLRIMNGFYKHKDIHKYTWVQHTRNLKSIIDYVIVKQSTTLKVNDVRVLRGPTCGSDHYIVRTKMVFPFKSNKDNNVNEEPQQTEVITNKRYNLNSLINESTRNLYQHRLDEKLLHNIEDQSVEQIYENITSSIKEAAEEAIGLKTNSASKKLWWNQEIEELVYE, from the coding sequence ATGGAAGAAGTTATTCATGAACTGAAAAACGCCAACATGGATATAGTAGTCTTGACGGAGACTAAGAAAAAAGGAACTGGCACAGAAACTGTAAATAACTATACACACATATTCAGTGGCATCCCAAAACACCAAAGAGCAAAGAGAGGAGTCTCTGTAATGATACACAAAAAATTCAAACACAAAATAACTGATTTCGAGACAATCGACGAAAACATCATACGtgttaatatcaacataaatcaaACGCCAGTGACAATTCTTGGAGTCTACGCCATCTCAGATGACGAATCAATTGCTGCTAAGGACGagtttttcgaaaaattgaaCGACATAATCACCAACATAGGAAAGTCACGAGAACTGATAATACTGGGAGATCTGAATAGCCGGGTGGGTCAAAGAATAAACAGTGAGGTGATCGGTCCCTACGGTGAAATAAACCTGAATGACAATGGAGAAAGGCTGATCCAAGTGTGTCAGAGTCATACTCTGAGAATAATGAACGGCTTCTATAAACACAAGGATATTCACAAATACACATGGGTACAACATACAAGGAATCTAAAATCGATCATTGACTATGTAATAGTCAAACAAAGCACTACCTTAAAAGTGAATGATGTAAGAGTACTTAGAGGACCGACGTGTGGTTCCGACCACTATATAGTTAGGACAAAAATGGTATTTCCTTTTAAATCTAACAAGGACAATAACGTTAATGAGGAACCTCAACAAACAGAAGTAATAACGAACAAACGATATAACTTAAACAGCCTTATCAACGAAAGCACAAGAAACCTATACCAGCACAGATTAGACGAAAAGTTGCTACATAATATAGAAGACCAGTCAGTAGAACAAATTTACGAAAACATAACAAGTAGCATCAAAGAAGCAGCAGAGGAGGCCATTGGACTAAAAACTAATTCCGCTAGTAAAAAACTTTGGTGGaatcaagaaattgaagaacta